The Opitutus sp. ER46 genome contains a region encoding:
- a CDS encoding DUF2911 domain-containing protein has protein sequence MKRIVLVLATVVLAFGLTAPLSAQQARKSPHETISRLVQNNRVTIVYGRPYTRHPQTNAPRKIWGGLVPFGKIWRLGADEATLFITQQPLLLGQAEIPAGAYTLFMLPAADGSAELLINREIGQWGVDPYDRATEIARVPLQRQELATPVDQFTIAIDNGSTAGGVLSFSWEKVQYSVPFRVRK, from the coding sequence ATGAAGCGAATCGTTCTTGTCCTGGCGACCGTCGTCCTCGCGTTCGGCCTGACCGCGCCCCTGTCGGCGCAACAGGCGCGCAAGAGTCCGCACGAGACGATCAGCCGCCTGGTGCAGAACAATCGGGTGACGATCGTTTATGGGCGCCCGTACACGCGGCATCCCCAGACGAACGCGCCGCGCAAGATCTGGGGCGGCTTGGTGCCGTTCGGGAAGATCTGGCGACTCGGCGCCGACGAGGCGACGCTCTTCATCACCCAGCAGCCGCTCCTGCTCGGCCAGGCCGAGATTCCGGCGGGGGCGTACACGCTGTTCATGTTGCCGGCGGCCGACGGCTCCGCCGAGTTGCTCATCAACCGCGAGATCGGGCAATGGGGCGTCGACCCCTACGACCGCGCGACCGAGATCGCGCGCGTGCCGCTCCAACGGCAGGAACTGGCGACGCCTGTGGACCAGTTTACCATCGCGATCGACAACGGTTCGACGGCGGGCGGGGTGCTCTCCTTCAGTTGGGAGAAGGTGCAGTATTCCGTGCCGTTCCGGGTGCGAAAGTAG
- a CDS encoding undecaprenyl-diphosphate phosphatase, translating to MRTLLRLTLAVWITSLACAQPAESAKAPPVAAPAAELALSDAIILGVIEGVTEYLPVSSTGHLIIANRFLGLESDAPLLGRDGEPLWYKKPSAKHPAGEPLSVKLAADTFTVVIQFGAIAAVALLYWAQIAAMIRGLLGRDPAGLRLLLAVTLGFIPTGAIGFLLRDHLEKLFSVGAVIIAQVVGAGLMFAAEAWRKRREASQVKTVTEVSPKAAVGIGLLQCLSMWPGTSRSMTTIVGGYFAGLDPRRAAEFSFLLGFVSLSAASIYKSARSGAAMIEVFGWAHVLVGCVVATVTAVICVRFLVQWLTRHGLGLFAWYRLGVAAVLAFIFYR from the coding sequence GTGCGAACTCTCCTGCGCCTCACTCTCGCCGTGTGGATCACCTCCCTCGCCTGCGCGCAACCCGCAGAATCCGCCAAAGCCCCGCCGGTCGCCGCGCCCGCCGCCGAACTCGCGTTGAGCGACGCCATCATCCTTGGCGTCATTGAGGGCGTCACCGAGTACCTGCCCGTTTCCTCCACCGGTCACCTCATCATTGCCAACCGTTTCCTCGGCCTGGAGTCCGACGCCCCGCTGCTCGGACGCGATGGCGAGCCGCTGTGGTACAAGAAGCCCTCCGCCAAACACCCCGCGGGAGAACCGCTGTCCGTAAAGCTGGCGGCCGACACCTTCACCGTCGTGATCCAGTTCGGTGCCATCGCGGCCGTCGCCCTGCTCTACTGGGCGCAGATTGCCGCCATGATTCGCGGATTGCTGGGCCGCGATCCCGCCGGGCTTCGACTCCTGCTCGCGGTGACACTGGGGTTTATCCCGACCGGGGCGATCGGCTTCCTCCTGCGCGACCACCTCGAGAAGCTGTTTTCGGTGGGGGCCGTGATCATCGCCCAAGTCGTCGGCGCCGGCTTGATGTTCGCCGCCGAAGCCTGGCGAAAGCGTCGTGAAGCGTCTCAAGTTAAGACGGTTACAGAGGTATCGCCCAAGGCTGCCGTTGGCATCGGCCTCCTGCAGTGCCTTTCGATGTGGCCGGGCACCAGCCGGTCGATGACCACCATCGTCGGCGGATATTTTGCGGGGCTCGATCCACGCCGGGCGGCAGAGTTCAGCTTCCTGCTTGGCTTCGTCAGCCTCAGTGCCGCCTCCATCTACAAGAGCGCGCGCAGTGGCGCCGCGATGATCGAGGTTTTCGGGTGGGCCCACGTGCTCGTCGGTTGCGTCGTCGCCACCGTCACAGCCGTGATCTGCGTCCGATTCCTCGTCCAGTGGCTCACCCGGCATGGGCTTGGCCTCTTTGCCTGGTACCGGCTTGGTGTTGCCGCCGTCCTGGCGTTCATCTTTTACCGCTGA
- a CDS encoding phospho-sugar mutase, translated as MTTHDRISTAGRAGQLLPGAVENLHAFLGAKLPRWAEASIEELVAAEAWPELNDRFYRYLEFGTGGMRGRTIGARPASAETGQVDAKGSPEHAAIGSNMLNDFTLIRATIGLFRYTRAHLERQGSKVAPRLVIAHDVRHFSRRFCELAASTWTQLGGQAWIFDGPRPTPQLSFSVRWLKAHTGVVITASHNPSHDNGFKAYFDDGAQVVPPHDRGIVQEVNAVPLAELGAFLNVKLDGVTTLGRDADDAYLAVAAQAALDPEVFRKTKLSVVFTNIHGTGAVHSLPLLLHAGCTVNPVSEQLDFDARFPTVKSPNPENAAALARAVALAEKNGADVVLATDPDADRMGCAVRTRDGRMELLTGNQIGALLAEYRLMKYKELGWIPRDGSRHVAIIKTFVTTQLQDAVGRGHGVKVINTLTGFKWIAAKMRGYEDKLRAAMGPDFDYDATPFRERARLLQLHSTFYAFGTEESYGYLPNDFLRDKDGNSACLMFAEVCAWVKGRGLTVPEYLDELYVRYGFFLEGVINIYYEGASGSAKIKRILETYRSQPPKTFGDVGVTRFQDFGRETIIDADGEKVPAQDLYFVTLANGYSFAARGSGTEPKMKFYIFAQENVSSVAELPAVKARVRATLDQLNHAIEADARARAEG; from the coding sequence ATGACCACGCATGATCGGATCTCCACCGCCGGGCGCGCAGGACAACTGCTGCCCGGAGCCGTCGAAAACCTCCACGCCTTCCTGGGCGCCAAGCTGCCCCGCTGGGCCGAAGCCAGCATCGAGGAACTCGTCGCGGCGGAGGCGTGGCCGGAACTGAACGATCGGTTCTATCGGTATCTCGAGTTTGGGACCGGCGGCATGCGCGGGCGTACCATCGGTGCGCGGCCGGCGAGCGCCGAGACGGGCCAGGTCGACGCCAAAGGTTCGCCGGAACACGCGGCGATCGGGAGCAACATGCTCAACGATTTCACCCTGATCCGCGCCACGATCGGCCTTTTCCGCTACACCCGGGCCCACCTCGAGCGCCAGGGCAGCAAGGTGGCCCCGCGCCTCGTCATCGCGCACGACGTGCGCCACTTCTCGCGCCGCTTCTGCGAGCTCGCCGCCTCGACGTGGACGCAGCTCGGCGGGCAGGCCTGGATCTTCGACGGCCCGCGCCCGACGCCGCAGCTCAGCTTTTCTGTGCGCTGGCTCAAGGCCCACACGGGCGTGGTCATCACGGCGAGCCACAATCCCTCCCACGACAACGGCTTCAAGGCCTACTTCGATGACGGCGCGCAGGTCGTGCCGCCGCATGACCGCGGCATTGTGCAGGAGGTCAATGCGGTCCCGCTCGCGGAGCTGGGGGCGTTTCTCAACGTGAAGCTCGACGGCGTGACCACGCTCGGCCGCGACGCGGACGACGCCTACCTTGCCGTCGCGGCGCAGGCGGCGCTCGACCCCGAGGTCTTCCGGAAGACCAAGCTCTCCGTCGTCTTCACCAACATCCACGGCACCGGCGCGGTTCATTCGCTGCCGCTGTTGCTGCACGCCGGCTGCACCGTCAATCCCGTGTCGGAGCAGCTCGATTTCGACGCGCGCTTCCCGACCGTGAAGTCCCCGAACCCGGAGAACGCCGCGGCGCTCGCCCGCGCGGTCGCCCTCGCGGAAAAGAACGGCGCCGATGTCGTGCTCGCCACCGATCCCGATGCGGATCGCATGGGCTGCGCGGTCCGCACGCGCGACGGCCGGATGGAACTGCTTACCGGCAACCAGATCGGCGCGCTGCTCGCCGAGTATCGGCTGATGAAGTACAAGGAGCTCGGCTGGATTCCGCGCGACGGTTCCCGTCACGTCGCGATCATCAAGACCTTCGTCACCACCCAGCTCCAGGACGCGGTCGGCCGCGGCCACGGCGTGAAGGTCATCAACACCCTCACGGGCTTCAAGTGGATCGCCGCGAAGATGCGCGGGTACGAGGACAAGCTCCGGGCCGCCATGGGGCCGGACTTCGACTACGACGCCACGCCGTTCCGCGAGCGGGCGCGGCTGCTCCAGCTGCACAGTACCTTCTACGCGTTCGGCACCGAGGAGAGCTACGGCTACCTGCCGAACGACTTCCTCCGGGACAAGGACGGTAACTCGGCCTGTCTCATGTTCGCCGAGGTCTGTGCCTGGGTGAAGGGCCGCGGCCTGACCGTGCCGGAGTACCTCGACGAGCTGTACGTCCGCTACGGATTCTTCCTCGAGGGCGTGATCAACATCTACTACGAGGGCGCCAGCGGCAGCGCGAAGATCAAGCGCATCCTCGAGACGTACCGCAGCCAGCCGCCGAAGACTTTCGGTGACGTGGGCGTCACCCGCTTCCAGGACTTCGGGCGCGAGACGATCATCGATGCCGATGGCGAGAAGGTGCCGGCGCAGGATCTCTACTTCGTTACCCTTGCCAACGGTTACAGCTTCGCCGCCCGCGGCAGCGGCACCGAACCGAAGATGAAGTTCTACATCTTTGCGCAGGAGAACGTTTCGTCCGTGGCGGAACTGCCGGCGGTGAAAGCCCGGGTGCGCGCCACCCTCGACCAGCTCAACCACGCCATCGAAGCCGATGCGCGGGCCCGCGCAGAGGGATGA
- a CDS encoding AAA family ATPase, producing MYQSFYGFREMPFNITPDPRFLYLSPTHQEALQHLKYGVQEKKGFIVLVGEVGCGKTTLCRRFLNEIDPAHYDTALILNPRVTETQMLKAILTELGETKLARSQVDLVAQMNRVLLERIEKARDIVLIIDEAQNLSFHVLEQIRLLSNLETDKQKLLQIVLMGQPEFKEVLARDELRQLRQRILVHYELHPLSANDVAHYVRHRLALAGSEGRPYFTRWALRMVFRYSGGIPRIVNNLCDRALLAAFIRGSDEVSFWDVRRAAKDMANLTD from the coding sequence ATGTATCAGAGCTTTTACGGCTTCCGCGAGATGCCCTTCAACATCACGCCGGATCCGCGATTTCTCTACCTCAGCCCAACCCACCAGGAAGCCCTCCAACACCTGAAATACGGGGTGCAGGAGAAGAAGGGCTTCATCGTCCTCGTGGGCGAGGTTGGCTGTGGCAAGACCACGCTCTGCCGCCGCTTTCTCAACGAGATCGATCCCGCGCACTACGACACGGCCCTGATTCTCAATCCGCGGGTCACCGAGACGCAGATGCTCAAGGCAATCCTCACCGAACTCGGTGAGACGAAGCTCGCCCGCAGCCAGGTCGACCTCGTCGCCCAGATGAACCGCGTGCTCCTGGAACGGATCGAGAAGGCTCGCGATATCGTGCTGATCATCGACGAAGCCCAGAATCTCAGCTTTCACGTCCTCGAGCAGATCCGCCTCCTCTCCAACCTCGAGACCGACAAGCAGAAGCTCCTGCAGATCGTCCTCATGGGTCAGCCGGAGTTCAAGGAGGTGCTCGCCCGCGACGAGTTGCGGCAGCTTCGCCAGCGCATTCTCGTGCATTACGAGTTGCATCCGCTCTCCGCGAACGACGTCGCGCACTACGTGCGGCACCGGCTCGCCCTCGCGGGCAGCGAAGGCCGGCCGTACTTCACCCGCTGGGCGCTGCGGATGGTCTTCCGCTACAGCGGCGGGATTCCGCGCATCGTGAACAACCTTTGTGACCGCGCGCTGCTCGCGGCCTTCATCCGTGGCTCGGACGAGGTCAGTTTCTGGGACGTCCGGCGCGCCGCCAAAGACATGGCCAACCTCACCGATTGA
- the trpD gene encoding anthranilate phosphoribosyltransferase gives MSTLPEMTAQLGLGRELTADQVEIAAAALAAGEIPDGLKAEFLETLAKKGETPGEIAAFAAAFRKRAIDPGVGAWSELAIDIVGTGGDHAGGFNVSSVVVLVLAAAGVPVMKHGNRGVTSKCGSADLLAGLGVDLEAAPEKLQRALQELGFVFFYAPAYHPTFRHIAPVRKALAARGQRTVFNILGTLINPGRPAHVLLGAYSAALVPKLAGALQALGAKAGIAVHGVLGLDRGIDELTTASPNRVRGFGRLEAVDGEWNAPDFGLKVSPFSDLVGGDVATNLGIVEALLDGRGPAGLADTVALNAAVSMWIVGRQPSVRDGIGLARELLLGGAVKQKIADTREFFRS, from the coding sequence ATGTCCACGCTTCCGGAGATGACTGCGCAGTTGGGGTTGGGCCGCGAACTCACGGCCGACCAGGTGGAGATTGCTGCTGCGGCGCTGGCGGCGGGCGAGATTCCGGACGGATTGAAGGCCGAGTTTCTGGAGACGCTGGCGAAAAAAGGAGAGACCCCGGGCGAGATCGCGGCGTTCGCGGCGGCATTCCGCAAGCGGGCGATTGATCCGGGCGTCGGCGCCTGGTCTGAGCTGGCGATCGACATTGTCGGCACGGGGGGAGATCACGCGGGCGGCTTCAACGTCTCGAGCGTGGTCGTGCTCGTTCTGGCCGCCGCGGGCGTGCCCGTGATGAAGCATGGCAATCGCGGTGTGACGTCGAAATGCGGGAGCGCCGATCTGCTCGCCGGCTTGGGCGTCGATCTTGAGGCGGCGCCGGAGAAGCTGCAGCGGGCGCTGCAGGAACTGGGTTTTGTCTTTTTCTACGCCCCGGCGTACCACCCCACGTTCCGCCACATCGCGCCGGTTCGGAAGGCACTCGCGGCGCGCGGGCAGCGGACCGTGTTCAATATTCTCGGGACGCTGATCAACCCGGGGCGCCCGGCGCACGTGCTGCTCGGCGCCTATTCGGCGGCGCTCGTGCCGAAGCTGGCGGGAGCGTTGCAGGCGCTCGGCGCCAAGGCCGGCATCGCGGTGCACGGCGTCCTCGGACTCGATCGCGGCATCGATGAGCTCACGACCGCATCGCCCAACCGGGTGCGGGGCTTCGGCCGGCTTGAGGCGGTCGACGGGGAATGGAATGCCCCGGATTTCGGCCTGAAGGTGTCGCCGTTCTCCGATCTGGTGGGCGGTGATGTCGCCACCAATCTCGGCATCGTCGAAGCGCTGCTCGATGGCCGTGGTCCCGCCGGGCTCGCGGACACCGTGGCGCTCAACGCGGCTGTCTCGATGTGGATCGTCGGCCGGCAGCCGAGTGTGCGGGACGGCATCGGACTCGCCCGTGAGCTCCTCCTGGGCGGCGCGGTGAAGCAGAAGATTGCCGACACCCGGGAGTTCTTCCGCTCGTGA
- the ndk gene encoding nucleoside-diphosphate kinase — protein sequence MEKTFIIFKPDCMQKRVVGSVLSRFEAAGFDVIGCKMARLDPAVLREHYAHVASKPFYPEIEQFMASRPVIMMALRGENIVQRVRDLLGPTDSKKAAKGTIRGDFGTDMMRNIVHASDSVENGKVELARFFKAGEIFE from the coding sequence ATGGAAAAGACCTTCATTATCTTTAAGCCCGACTGCATGCAGAAGCGCGTGGTCGGCAGTGTGCTCAGCCGGTTCGAGGCCGCAGGCTTCGACGTGATCGGCTGCAAGATGGCCCGCCTTGATCCGGCGGTCCTGCGCGAGCACTACGCCCACGTCGCCAGCAAGCCGTTCTACCCGGAGATCGAGCAGTTCATGGCTTCCCGTCCCGTGATCATGATGGCGCTGCGCGGCGAGAACATCGTCCAGCGCGTCCGCGATCTGCTCGGGCCGACGGATTCGAAGAAGGCCGCCAAGGGCACGATCCGCGGCGACTTCGGCACCGACATGATGCGCAACATCGTGCACGCCTCCGACAGCGTGGAGAACGGCAAGGTCGAACTCGCGCGGTTCTTCAAGGCCGGCGAGATCTTCGAGTAA
- the glmM gene encoding phosphoglucosamine mutase gives MNRKFFGTDGVRGPYGGPVVNETFAARLGCAAATWLRQTGCTGPLRVLIGRDTRASGAALEAAVARGLRSAGAEPVSLGVLPTPAVARSVVRQKAALGVVITASHNPAEDNGIKFFGPRGVKLTDADESAIEAALPETVAGLPAPLPTLDAVSDYVSAMTAVLPSGALAGWRIVLDTANGATCGTSPRVLRGLGAEVLGIGDAPDGRNINLGVGSEHPAALAARVAAENARIGIAHDGDGDRCVLCDERGAILDGDEILAILALHALRCRKLEKRTLVVTVQSNLGVDAVVSAAGGRVLRTSVGDRYVIERMLAEGASLGGESSGHIICPQYSPTGDGLVAALKVIEVMVSTGLPLSDLRRVLVKFPQATMALKVREKKPLEQLPGVRSATATLEKELGVNGRVLVRWSGTEAKLRLLVEGPTEQVVREGINRLEAAARAELAVV, from the coding sequence ATGAACCGAAAATTCTTCGGCACCGATGGCGTGCGTGGACCCTATGGTGGCCCCGTCGTCAATGAGACCTTTGCGGCCCGTCTCGGCTGCGCGGCGGCGACATGGCTGCGCCAGACTGGCTGCACGGGTCCGCTCCGCGTGCTGATTGGCCGCGACACCCGCGCGTCGGGTGCGGCGCTCGAGGCGGCCGTTGCCCGCGGCCTGCGTTCCGCCGGGGCCGAACCCGTCTCGCTGGGCGTGCTGCCCACTCCGGCGGTCGCCCGATCCGTCGTCCGCCAGAAGGCCGCGCTCGGCGTGGTGATCACGGCCTCGCACAATCCGGCCGAGGACAACGGCATCAAGTTTTTCGGACCGCGCGGCGTGAAACTGACCGATGCCGACGAGAGTGCGATCGAGGCGGCGCTGCCGGAAACGGTGGCGGGGCTGCCCGCGCCTTTGCCCACGCTCGATGCGGTATCCGACTACGTCAGCGCGATGACGGCGGTGCTTCCTTCGGGAGCTTTGGCCGGTTGGCGGATCGTGCTCGATACCGCCAACGGCGCCACCTGCGGCACGTCGCCCCGCGTGTTGCGCGGGCTCGGGGCGGAGGTTCTCGGAATCGGCGACGCGCCCGATGGCCGGAACATCAATCTTGGCGTGGGGAGCGAGCACCCCGCGGCGTTGGCGGCCCGTGTCGCGGCGGAGAATGCCCGCATCGGTATCGCCCACGACGGCGATGGTGACCGCTGCGTGCTATGCGACGAGCGGGGGGCGATCCTCGACGGGGACGAGATCCTCGCGATCCTGGCGCTTCATGCGCTTCGTTGCCGCAAACTCGAGAAACGCACCCTGGTGGTCACGGTGCAGAGCAACCTGGGGGTGGACGCCGTTGTAAGCGCGGCCGGCGGCCGCGTCCTGCGGACCTCCGTCGGCGACCGCTACGTCATCGAGCGCATGCTCGCGGAGGGCGCCAGCCTGGGCGGCGAATCGTCCGGCCACATCATCTGCCCGCAGTACTCTCCCACGGGGGACGGCTTGGTGGCGGCGCTCAAGGTGATCGAAGTCATGGTCAGCACCGGGCTGCCGCTGTCGGACCTGCGCCGGGTGCTGGTAAAATTTCCGCAGGCGACCATGGCCCTGAAAGTCCGCGAGAAGAAGCCGCTCGAGCAGCTCCCGGGCGTTCGCTCGGCGACCGCCACGCTGGAAAAGGAGCTCGGCGTAAACGGTCGCGTGCTCGTGCGCTGGTCCGGCACCGAAGCCAAGCTTCGCCTCTTGGTGGAGGGGCCGACCGAGCAGGTGGTGCGGGAGGGCATCAACCGGCTGGAAGCTGCCGCCCGCGCCGAACTCGCCGTGGTGTAG
- a CDS encoding septum formation initiator family protein, giving the protein MNLRRIIITAYAVVLAALSVTGGAVYVDARAQLRRLKEIELLKRQELVEAQARLKEQETILERLKSDPEFVERTLRRRHMYGKPGETIFRFPD; this is encoded by the coding sequence GTGAACCTCCGCCGCATCATCATCACCGCCTATGCCGTTGTGCTCGCCGCACTCAGCGTGACCGGCGGCGCGGTGTACGTCGACGCCCGCGCCCAGTTGCGGCGGCTCAAGGAGATCGAGCTGCTGAAAAGGCAGGAACTGGTGGAGGCGCAGGCGCGGCTCAAGGAGCAGGAAACGATTCTCGAGCGCTTGAAGTCCGATCCTGAGTTCGTCGAGCGGACGCTGCGGCGGCGCCACATGTACGGCAAACCGGGGGAGACGATCTTCCGCTTTCCGGACTGA
- a CDS encoding response regulator: MTNAPTILVVEDEEDSVVLLENAFRKAQFLNPVHRVSHGALAMEYLTNAIDAKKRTVPLPALVLLDLKLPLVSGLEVLRWIRTHPVLHSLIVIVFTSSSEPRDIAAAYRAGANSYLVKPTTVNALRELAVELRNYWLRLNVPPNEPGPT; this comes from the coding sequence ATGACGAATGCCCCCACCATTCTGGTCGTCGAGGACGAGGAGGACTCGGTCGTGCTGCTCGAGAACGCCTTCCGCAAGGCGCAGTTTCTAAACCCGGTTCACCGTGTGTCGCACGGCGCCCTGGCGATGGAGTACCTCACGAACGCCATCGACGCGAAAAAGCGCACCGTGCCGCTCCCTGCGCTCGTGCTGCTCGATCTTAAGCTGCCCCTGGTCTCCGGCCTCGAGGTGCTGCGCTGGATCCGGACGCATCCGGTCCTGCACTCGTTGATCGTGATCGTCTTTACCTCGTCGTCCGAGCCCAGGGACATCGCGGCCGCCTACCGCGCCGGTGCAAATTCGTACCTGGTCAAGCCGACGACGGTGAACGCACTGCGTGAACTCGCGGTGGAGTTGCGCAACTACTGGCTCCGGCTCAACGTGCCGCCCAACGAGCCCGGCCCGACCTAA
- a CDS encoding UDPGP type 1 family protein: MATNHPLIEKFQQAGQGQVFAYFDELSPEAQRQLLAEAAEIDLAEVERLSRTLLAKGAAAGVNLEGLTPAPYEKRPEHGGDAAAWAKAKAAGEAALRAGRVAAFTVAGGQGTRLGYDGPKGTFPVTPVRRKTLFQVFAEKIRAAGVRYGKPLHWFIMTSHVNHAATEAFFTANQCFGLDRDHVHFFRQGRMPAVGFDGKILLEGKGTIALSPDGHGGSLRALERSGALDLMQREGVDILSYFQVDNPLIRIIDPAFIGWHVLGASEMSSKMVPKAFPEEKVGHFCVQQGRRVVIEYSDLPLAMQREKGPDGQLRYLAGSIAIHLLDREFVRRMARVQPGVAEGNAPTLPFHRADKKIPTLDATGRPVKPEKPNGVKFEMFVFDALPFARQPVIIETRREDDFSPVKNAEGVDSPKTCRDDQLRQFARWLKANAATVTTDATGLPAVSLEVSPLFGYDEDSFADAWRKLAAKPAITEGLYLE; the protein is encoded by the coding sequence ATGGCTACGAATCATCCGTTGATTGAGAAGTTTCAGCAGGCCGGCCAGGGCCAGGTGTTCGCCTATTTCGACGAACTGAGCCCGGAGGCGCAGCGACAACTGCTGGCCGAGGCCGCGGAGATTGACCTCGCGGAAGTCGAGCGGCTGAGCCGCACGCTGCTGGCGAAAGGCGCGGCGGCGGGCGTGAATCTGGAAGGCCTCACGCCGGCGCCCTACGAGAAGCGGCCCGAGCACGGCGGCGATGCCGCGGCTTGGGCGAAGGCGAAAGCGGCGGGCGAGGCCGCCTTGCGGGCCGGCCGGGTTGCGGCCTTCACCGTCGCGGGCGGGCAGGGCACCCGGCTGGGTTACGACGGGCCCAAGGGCACGTTCCCGGTGACGCCCGTGCGCCGGAAGACGTTGTTCCAGGTGTTTGCCGAGAAGATCCGGGCGGCCGGCGTCCGCTACGGCAAGCCGCTGCACTGGTTCATCATGACCAGCCACGTGAACCATGCCGCGACCGAGGCGTTCTTCACCGCCAACCAGTGCTTCGGCCTCGACCGCGACCACGTGCATTTCTTCCGCCAGGGCCGGATGCCGGCGGTGGGTTTTGACGGCAAGATCCTGCTCGAAGGGAAGGGGACGATCGCGCTTTCGCCGGACGGCCATGGCGGCTCGTTGCGCGCGCTTGAGCGCAGCGGCGCGCTCGATCTCATGCAGCGGGAGGGCGTCGACATCCTGAGCTACTTCCAGGTCGACAACCCGCTGATCCGGATCATCGACCCGGCGTTCATCGGCTGGCACGTGCTCGGCGCATCCGAGATGTCGAGCAAGATGGTGCCGAAAGCGTTCCCGGAGGAAAAGGTCGGGCACTTCTGCGTGCAACAGGGTCGGCGCGTCGTGATCGAGTATTCCGATCTGCCGCTGGCGATGCAGCGTGAGAAGGGACCCGATGGCCAGCTCCGCTACCTGGCCGGCAGCATCGCGATTCACCTCCTCGATCGCGAGTTCGTCCGGCGCATGGCGCGGGTGCAGCCGGGGGTGGCCGAGGGCAACGCGCCGACGCTGCCCTTCCATCGCGCCGACAAAAAGATCCCGACGCTCGATGCCACGGGCCGGCCCGTGAAACCTGAGAAGCCGAACGGCGTGAAGTTCGAGATGTTCGTCTTCGATGCGCTGCCGTTCGCGCGCCAACCCGTGATCATCGAAACCCGCCGCGAGGACGACTTCTCCCCGGTGAAGAACGCCGAGGGCGTGGACTCACCCAAGACCTGTCGCGACGACCAGCTGCGGCAGTTCGCCCGCTGGCTGAAGGCCAACGCCGCCACGGTCACCACCGATGCCACCGGCCTCCCCGCGGTGAGCCTCGAGGTGTCCCCGCTGTTCGGCTACGACGAGGACTCCTTCGCGGACGCGTGGCGCAAGCTGGCCGCCAAGCCCGCGATCACCGAAGGGCTGTACCTCGAGTGA